The following proteins are co-located in the Pelorhabdus rhamnosifermentans genome:
- a CDS encoding recombinase RecT, with protein MAETDEIETDNFFDEPKETALAESPESKIALPGTLGQMQTAAEFLSKSTIIPAVYQNKPSNCFVALEFAQRIGCNAMMVMQNLDIIQGKPSWSSKFMIAVANDCGKYTPIRYEMSGTEGEDDWGCRAYMTEIATGEKLEGVKVTMKMAKDEGWYDKRGSKWKTMPELMMRYRAAAFLIRTYAPELTMGLHTVEEREDMINVTPPREESAAEKAWREQNEK; from the coding sequence ATGGCTGAAACAGACGAAATCGAAACGGATAATTTTTTTGATGAACCGAAAGAAACGGCACTGGCTGAATCGCCAGAAAGTAAAATTGCTCTACCTGGTACTTTAGGCCAAATGCAGACAGCAGCTGAGTTTCTTTCAAAATCAACAATTATTCCTGCAGTGTACCAGAATAAACCGTCAAACTGCTTTGTAGCCTTAGAGTTTGCCCAGCGGATCGGCTGCAATGCCATGATGGTCATGCAGAACCTTGATATCATTCAGGGCAAACCAAGCTGGTCAAGTAAATTTATGATCGCAGTTGCAAATGATTGCGGTAAATATACGCCAATCCGTTATGAAATGTCAGGTACCGAAGGTGAGGATGATTGGGGCTGCAGGGCTTACATGACTGAAATAGCCACTGGCGAAAAGCTGGAAGGCGTAAAAGTAACTATGAAGATGGCTAAAGATGAAGGTTGGTATGACAAACGGGGCAGTAAGTGGAAAACCATGCCAGAGTTGATGATGAGATATCGTGCAGCGGCGTTCCTGATTCGGACATATGCGCCTGAGCTCACGATGGGGTTACATACCGTTGAGGAACGAGAAGACATGATCAATGTAACGCCTCCACGTGAGGAATCGGCAGCGGAGAAGGCTTGGAGGGAACAAAATGAAAAATAA
- a CDS encoding FxLYD domain-containing protein, with product MVQQETIQIRNTVMRKYLLVDDDGNQVGSTLANVNNLEPHGQWKFKAVVLNDNVKKYKIAEINGF from the coding sequence TTGGTACAGCAAGAAACAATACAGATAAGAAATACGGTTATGCGCAAGTATCTATTAGTTGATGATGACGGGAACCAAGTTGGTAGCACTTTAGCAAACGTAAATAATTTAGAGCCTCATGGACAATGGAAATTCAAAGCGGTAGTGTTAAATGACAATGTTAAAAAATATAAAATTGCAGAAATAAATGGTTTCTAA
- a CDS encoding helix-turn-helix domain-containing protein has protein sequence MNKSYLKEKRLKLGLTMLDLSKKVGVSEATISRWESGDIDNMKRDKIALLAKALEISPLQILGIDETDQNSTSSSSKMPTLTAKDERSIQKRLEAVLNDLMPGNNALAYYDGEEPMTDEDKELLRISLENTMKLAKQMAKQKFTPKKYRK, from the coding sequence GTGAATAAATCGTATTTGAAAGAAAAACGTTTAAAGTTGGGATTAACAATGCTTGACCTTTCAAAAAAGGTAGGAGTTAGTGAAGCCACCATATCACGATGGGAATCTGGCGATATTGATAATATGAAAAGGGATAAAATCGCTCTATTAGCAAAAGCTTTGGAAATATCACCTCTTCAAATTCTCGGGATTGATGAAACAGATCAAAATTCAACTTCTTCTTCCTCTAAAATGCCTACCCTCACTGCCAAAGATGAACGCAGTATACAAAAACGGCTAGAAGCTGTATTAAATGATCTTATGCCTGGCAACAATGCTCTTGCTTACTACGACGGAGAAGAACCTATGACAGATGAGGATAAAGAACTTCTTCGCATTTCATTAGAAAACACGATGAAATTAGCAAAACAAATGGCAAAACAAAAATTCACTCCAAAAAAATATAGGAAATAG
- a CDS encoding site-specific DNA-methyltransferase has translation MNTSFGVQKEAVKKLCIEDHGQGAIGFQLSNQTNFIMGKPTPLMERLVSIVPEESIILDPFAGSGTTLVAAKNTDRQFIGIEKGKEYAAVAGKRLSA, from the coding sequence GTGAATACATCATTTGGGGTACAAAAGGAGGCTGTCAAAAAGCTGTGCATAGAGGACCATGGCCAGGGTGCTATAGGTTTCCAATTAAGCAATCAGACAAATTTCATTATGGGTAAGCCTACGCCACTCATGGAAAGGCTTGTGTCAATAGTTCCGGAAGAAAGTATCATTTTAGACCCATTCGCCGGATCGGGCACGACGCTGGTGGCTGCCAAGAATACTGATAGGCAGTTTATCGGGATTGAAAAAGGAAAAGAATATGCTGCAGTTGCAGGAAAACGGTTGAGCGCATAA
- a CDS encoding 4Fe-4S double cluster binding domain-containing protein: MMNLFEKVNQLGDFHGIDFIGVAGIESYKKEISSIGGYIANDYPRALSIGIALPVSIIRLLENSDIYENILEYKTHAYDVINDRLDQFSSIISSVIQKNGHHVMPLPAAERIDNTRVCASVSHKLIARLAGFGWIGKNCLLINPAYGPAVRWTTVLTDAPFKENKTLMDNRCGSCTQCTNSCPAKAIRGRLFSEEESRDQRLDVNKCEKYFEKLKISNKLQVCGMCISACPHLKKQEID, from the coding sequence ATGATGAATTTATTTGAGAAAGTAAACCAGCTAGGAGATTTTCACGGAATAGATTTTATTGGCGTAGCCGGAATTGAAAGTTACAAGAAAGAGATCAGTAGCATTGGCGGATACATAGCGAACGACTACCCACGAGCATTATCAATCGGAATTGCATTGCCTGTCAGTATCATTCGTTTATTAGAAAACAGCGACATCTATGAAAATATACTTGAATATAAAACACATGCCTATGATGTGATTAATGATCGGCTCGATCAATTTTCTTCTATAATAAGTTCTGTTATTCAAAAAAATGGTCATCATGTAATGCCGCTCCCTGCAGCAGAACGTATCGACAATACTAGAGTCTGTGCTTCTGTTTCGCATAAGTTAATTGCGCGTTTAGCGGGTTTTGGCTGGATCGGAAAAAACTGCCTTTTGATTAATCCGGCTTACGGTCCGGCTGTACGATGGACAACCGTACTCACTGATGCTCCTTTTAAAGAAAACAAGACCCTCATGGATAACCGTTGCGGCTCATGTACCCAGTGCACCAATTCCTGCCCAGCAAAAGCCATTCGAGGAAGATTATTCTCCGAAGAAGAGTCTCGTGATCAAAGGCTAGACGTAAATAAATGTGAAAAATATTTTGAAAAGCTTAAAATATCAAATAAGCTCCAGGTATGTGGCATGTGCATTTCTGCTTGCCCGCACCTAAAAAAGCAGGAAATTGATTAA
- a CDS encoding HD domain-containing protein yields the protein MKNKFLELLGTVKRPGINELTDWLKNKSDFFTAPASTGYHGAQEGGLLEHSLAVYNCLTMVVSHFKIGVNPESFILTGLLHDICKTNFYKTEKRWRKDESNKWEQYDTYAIEDQFPFGHGEKSVYIIEQFMRLSVEEAMAIRWHMGPWNAESYADRQTLNAAMDTR from the coding sequence ATGAAAAATAAATTTCTGGAATTGTTGGGCACCGTCAAACGCCCTGGAATAAATGAGTTAACAGATTGGCTCAAGAATAAAAGCGACTTCTTCACGGCGCCAGCCAGTACGGGATATCACGGAGCGCAGGAAGGCGGCTTGCTGGAACATTCGCTCGCTGTTTATAATTGCCTGACAATGGTAGTTAGTCATTTTAAAATCGGTGTTAATCCCGAATCGTTCATATTAACCGGATTACTTCACGACATTTGCAAAACCAATTTTTATAAAACGGAAAAGCGTTGGCGTAAAGATGAAAGCAACAAATGGGAGCAATACGACACTTATGCAATTGAAGACCAGTTCCCTTTTGGCCACGGCGAAAAATCCGTTTACATCATCGAACAATTTATGCGCCTGTCAGTAGAGGAAGCCATGGCAATCCGTTGGCACATGGGCCCTTGGAACGCAGAGAGCTACGCAGATAGGCAGACTTTGAACGCCGCAATGGACACCCGCTGA
- a CDS encoding recombinase family protein, with protein sequence MIKAVISARYSSDKQHDTSIEAQLAACRAYANRKGYIITNEYIDRAESGRFDDRPAYQQMLADAKKQLFDVVIFHKIDRNARNEYDYYFHKKQLQKNHVRIEYAEQNFDNTPEGQMMENMIVGVSAYYSRNLARETMKVLTMKANRAEFNGGTPPFGYSVKNKKYVINEQESLAVKTIFETFLQGAGYSAICDWLTTHGFKTRRGRYFGKNSLHDLLKNEKYIGVYVYGKVQRDIDGNRSMQSINNDKLIRQENALPAIIDNETFRRVQDIMNQRKNAGRRYHESTTTYLLAGLATCSYCGSKMIGTKVKNGQYFYYRCNKKERHADAGKCPTPMIPKDQLENLVLAEVWERLLNPKAFPILIKDLNKQVNEQINRNHSLIDKLQAEEKNLLNRLDSFYNSIETGKKLDAYDKERMQQTKDRITAVREELVSTCIQTENITIPESMIREVIQDWSLAIKQKDPDRIRAMLQNVVNKIVVNPDYSVVIQLKIVCLELVPRTGIEPVR encoded by the coding sequence ATGATCAAAGCTGTAATTTCTGCACGGTACTCTTCCGACAAGCAGCATGACACCAGTATCGAAGCTCAGTTAGCAGCCTGCCGGGCATACGCTAACCGCAAAGGCTATATCATCACAAATGAATATATAGATCGCGCCGAATCAGGCCGCTTTGATGATCGGCCGGCTTACCAACAAATGTTGGCCGATGCAAAAAAGCAGTTATTTGACGTTGTAATTTTCCATAAAATCGACCGTAATGCTAGAAACGAATATGATTACTATTTTCATAAAAAACAGTTACAAAAAAATCATGTCCGAATTGAATATGCAGAGCAAAATTTTGATAATACTCCCGAAGGTCAAATGATGGAGAACATGATCGTTGGTGTTTCCGCTTATTACAGTCGGAATTTAGCACGAGAAACTATGAAGGTACTAACTATGAAAGCGAATCGTGCAGAATTTAATGGTGGAACTCCTCCTTTTGGCTATTCTGTCAAAAATAAAAAATATGTAATCAACGAACAGGAATCCTTAGCCGTAAAAACGATATTCGAAACGTTCTTACAGGGAGCTGGCTATAGTGCAATTTGCGACTGGCTAACTACACATGGCTTCAAAACTCGTCGTGGCCGTTATTTTGGTAAAAACTCACTACATGATCTACTAAAAAACGAAAAATATATTGGTGTATATGTTTACGGGAAGGTACAGCGTGATATTGATGGTAACCGAAGTATGCAAAGCATTAATAATGATAAGCTGATCCGACAAGAAAATGCTCTCCCCGCAATTATAGACAACGAAACCTTTAGGAGGGTACAAGATATTATGAATCAAAGAAAAAACGCAGGAAGACGATACCACGAATCAACAACAACGTATTTACTAGCCGGTCTAGCTACCTGCTCCTATTGCGGAAGTAAAATGATTGGCACGAAGGTCAAAAACGGTCAGTACTTTTATTATCGTTGTAATAAAAAAGAAAGACATGCCGATGCGGGGAAATGCCCCACTCCGATGATACCGAAAGATCAATTAGAAAACTTAGTTTTAGCTGAAGTATGGGAACGTTTACTAAACCCCAAGGCATTTCCTATTTTAATCAAAGATTTAAATAAACAAGTAAATGAACAAATCAATAGAAACCATTCACTGATTGATAAACTGCAGGCCGAAGAAAAGAATTTGTTAAATAGATTAGATAGTTTTTATAACTCAATAGAGACTGGTAAAAAGCTTGATGCTTATGATAAAGAACGTATGCAACAAACAAAAGACCGTATTACAGCTGTTCGTGAAGAATTAGTATCTACCTGTATACAAACTGAAAATATTACAATACCTGAATCCATGATTCGCGAAGTAATTCAGGATTGGTCTTTAGCCATAAAACAGAAAGACCCGGATAGAATCCGGGCCATGCTGCAAAACGTAGTAAATAAAATTGTCGTAAATCCAGATTACTCTGTAGTAATCCAACTTAAGATAGTTTGTTTAGAATTGGTGCCGAGGACCGGAATCGAACCGGTACGGTAG
- a CDS encoding YozE family protein, translated as MKNVGKAMKFNIWISYFQDVDLPIGDLARDIRDDENFPDTNDYKKLLNYIKNRSENDTVIDVFKSVWKYYSESPS; from the coding sequence ATGAAAAATGTGGGTAAAGCTATGAAGTTTAATATTTGGATATCATATTTTCAAGATGTTGATCTTCCTATCGGTGATTTGGCTCGGGATATCAGGGATGATGAAAATTTTCCGGATACCAATGATTACAAAAAGTTGTTGAATTATATTAAAAACCGTTCAGAAAACGATACTGTAATAGATGTGTTTAAAAGTGTCTGGAAATATTATTCCGAGAGTCCTTCTTGA
- a CDS encoding aspartyl-phosphate phosphatase Spo0E family protein — MKDLSNKIRVLRENLARMGMEKGLRHSDVLELSQQLDILIVKYQLNRCNR; from the coding sequence ATGAAGGATTTATCAAATAAAATTAGAGTTTTACGTGAAAATCTGGCGAGAATGGGTATGGAGAAGGGACTTAGACATTCCGATGTATTGGAACTGAGTCAGCAATTAGATATCCTTATTGTTAAATATCAATTGAATAGGTGCAATAGGTAG
- a CDS encoding AAA family ATPase translates to MKIIKFRAENFQKLKVVEITPDDNVVTIAGKCEQGKTTILDAIHAALGGGKMPEQPIRTGEKKASVVVDLGEMIVTRTFTPSGTALKIENKDGFKASKPQDLLDKIVGKLAFDPLEFARSDSKKQVEMLLSVVDLQVDPAKLQKISGVVVDKVDENPLTTLNNVYAEVMENRKLTNRQLDSAKKVLASLPEVSEIKAVSVSELVAEKDKLQKVIRSNNDKRADIEKQQQFLAEKEKQRDNVAKEIEELEKQLAAKREQLTIMTQVVIKTNQELGRMQADVAKLIDPDLTAINTKIANADKTNKQAQQYIDRQAKQAELDKYQAESDDYTKKLKSITDYKAEIVSKTKFPVPGLDFANGGVTYEKLPFKQASGSQTLKVSTAIGMALNPKLRVMLIDGAESLDSKQMAIISEMASSEDYQLWLTRVSEDEKVGIYIEGGEIKK, encoded by the coding sequence ATGAAAATTATAAAATTCAGAGCTGAAAATTTTCAGAAGCTGAAAGTTGTTGAAATAACGCCGGACGATAACGTGGTTACGATTGCTGGAAAATGTGAGCAAGGAAAGACCACTATATTAGATGCGATTCATGCGGCCTTGGGCGGCGGTAAGATGCCAGAGCAGCCAATTAGAACAGGTGAGAAAAAAGCCAGTGTAGTTGTGGATCTGGGCGAAATGATTGTCACGCGGACATTTACACCGTCAGGTACGGCTTTAAAGATCGAGAATAAGGACGGTTTTAAGGCCTCAAAGCCACAAGATTTATTGGACAAGATTGTTGGAAAGTTGGCATTTGACCCTTTGGAGTTTGCACGATCAGACAGTAAGAAACAGGTTGAAATGTTGTTGAGCGTGGTTGACTTGCAGGTGGACCCCGCTAAATTACAAAAAATTTCGGGTGTCGTTGTTGATAAGGTGGACGAAAATCCACTCACTACATTAAACAATGTTTACGCCGAGGTTATGGAAAACCGTAAGCTCACCAACAGGCAACTAGATTCAGCAAAGAAAGTGCTTGCTAGTCTGCCGGAAGTAAGTGAGATTAAGGCCGTTAGTGTTTCGGAGTTAGTTGCTGAAAAGGATAAGCTACAAAAAGTAATTCGTAGTAATAACGATAAACGTGCTGATATAGAGAAACAGCAACAATTTTTAGCTGAGAAAGAAAAACAGCGGGATAACGTTGCTAAAGAAATTGAAGAACTTGAAAAACAATTAGCAGCCAAACGAGAACAGCTTACCATTATGACTCAGGTCGTTATTAAAACAAATCAAGAATTAGGACGTATGCAAGCGGATGTTGCGAAGTTAATTGATCCAGATTTAACTGCTATCAACACCAAAATAGCTAACGCTGACAAAACCAACAAGCAGGCCCAGCAGTACATTGATCGCCAAGCCAAACAGGCCGAATTAGATAAATATCAGGCCGAGTCCGACGATTACACTAAAAAATTAAAATCAATTACTGATTATAAAGCTGAAATTGTTTCGAAAACGAAATTCCCTGTTCCTGGTCTAGACTTTGCCAATGGCGGTGTAACATATGAAAAATTGCCATTCAAGCAGGCCAGCGGATCGCAAACTCTGAAGGTTTCCACGGCAATTGGCATGGCGCTGAATCCGAAATTACGAGTTATGTTGATTGATGGTGCTGAGTCGCTGGATAGCAAGCAGATGGCGATTATTTCAGAAATGGCAAGTAGTGAGGATTATCAATTGTGGTTGACTCGCGTGTCTGAGGACGAAAAGGTCGGAATTTACATTGAAGGCGGCGAGATTAAGAAATGA
- a CDS encoding PD-(D/E)XK nuclease-like domain-containing protein, protein MILTHENYHSKEANIEYMGVSQYKSFRKCEADTMHWLTTGNQEDTDALMVGKYVHKWSEGPEAFEQFKADNSGYIYNKKGEPYKSFIKADEMINCLKSDDKVKFYLQGSKEVILTAELFGTPWKIMIDVDNDKLNYLLDLKTTKSISEWGWVWSPDESRNIKVPFIEEWQYLIQAAVYSEVERIARDRDKPKDFYMIAVSKEKIPDHAIIDLTDPVRMEAELLKIKENLPHILKVKSGEIEPARCEHCDYCRSTKKVDKIIHYTELREAW, encoded by the coding sequence ATGATTCTGACACACGAAAATTACCACTCGAAAGAAGCCAATATCGAATATATGGGGGTTTCTCAGTATAAATCATTCAGAAAGTGCGAAGCCGACACCATGCACTGGCTAACCACCGGAAATCAAGAAGATACTGACGCTCTAATGGTCGGAAAATACGTTCATAAATGGTCTGAAGGGCCCGAAGCATTTGAACAGTTTAAAGCCGATAACAGCGGCTACATTTACAACAAAAAAGGCGAACCATACAAATCATTTATAAAAGCCGACGAAATGATTAACTGCTTAAAGTCAGACGACAAAGTGAAATTTTATTTGCAGGGATCCAAAGAAGTAATTCTCACCGCTGAACTCTTCGGCACTCCTTGGAAAATTATGATTGATGTGGATAACGATAAATTAAATTATTTGCTGGACCTTAAAACAACAAAATCGATCAGTGAATGGGGCTGGGTTTGGTCGCCAGATGAATCACGGAATATCAAGGTGCCATTTATTGAGGAATGGCAATATCTAATTCAAGCGGCGGTTTACTCCGAGGTTGAACGAATCGCAAGGGACCGCGATAAACCAAAAGACTTCTATATGATTGCTGTTTCAAAAGAAAAAATTCCAGATCATGCAATTATTGATTTAACCGATCCGGTGCGAATGGAAGCCGAGCTCCTAAAAATCAAAGAAAATTTGCCACACATTTTAAAGGTAAAATCTGGTGAAATAGAGCCGGCACGATGCGAGCATTGCGATTACTGCCGGTCTACAAAAAAGGTGGACAAGATCATTCATTATACGGAGTTACGAGAAGCTTGGTGA
- a CDS encoding TerC family protein — MSFSSEWVIALGSIVFINLILSGDNAVLIALAGKNLAEEQRRKAILVGSIGAVVLRIILTFIAAYLLDIPYLQFFGGMALIWIAINLWGKGDKEATSRGTYDFIQAIKTILVADLIMSLDNVLALAAISQTVPSGKYSLIIIGLVTSIPLVVFGAQALMKLMDRYPIIIGIGVGVLGYAAAEMIIGDKAIGPMIASYKLLFEIGLTFSVILIAYWKKTNNKKIIKMRDMP, encoded by the coding sequence ATGAGTTTTAGCAGTGAATGGGTTATAGCTCTTGGAAGTATTGTTTTTATCAATTTAATTCTCAGTGGTGATAACGCTGTACTTATTGCGTTGGCCGGTAAAAATCTTGCGGAAGAGCAGCGAAGAAAAGCAATTCTTGTCGGAAGCATTGGGGCTGTTGTATTGAGAATCATACTAACTTTTATTGCAGCCTATCTCCTTGATATTCCGTATCTTCAATTTTTTGGAGGCATGGCTCTAATTTGGATAGCAATTAATCTCTGGGGAAAAGGAGATAAAGAAGCGACTAGTCGTGGTACATATGATTTTATACAGGCTATTAAAACAATCTTAGTTGCTGATTTAATTATGAGTTTAGATAATGTATTAGCACTTGCTGCAATATCTCAGACAGTCCCTTCAGGAAAGTATTCATTAATTATTATCGGTTTGGTAACAAGTATTCCTTTGGTCGTCTTTGGTGCACAAGCTTTGATGAAATTAATGGATCGGTATCCAATTATTATAGGCATTGGCGTGGGTGTCTTAGGGTATGCTGCTGCCGAAATGATTATTGGTGATAAAGCTATTGGCCCAATGATTGCGAGTTATAAACTTTTGTTCGAAATAGGCTTGACGTTTTCAGTCATCTTAATTGCATATTGGAAAAAAACAAATAATAAAAAAATAATTAAAATGCGCGATATGCCGTAA
- a CDS encoding tripartite tricarboxylate transporter substrate binding protein, translating into MQSTTVITPKVEKYPNKPITIIVPFSAGGGLDLVARSLEKKATQILGQSIIIVNRPGGAGITGWNEVVNANPDGYTITVSGTEILLHPLGDSDKYDYVTALDPLVQVASAPLVMVVQTGKPWQTTDDLVQYAKSHPGQLKFGHGGIGSIPHVTGEIFAHAANITLEQVPFRGNSEAIAALLGGHIQIAFISPALAKEHIKNGTLKALSLTGNQRFNDPLFTQVPTFKEQGFDIVFSNWYGIAAPKELPIEIKTKLAESFKAIINEPEFKQSMENLGLHIDYLGPEESQTKWMAESQELNKAIHETGIWDQIKSQKQ; encoded by the coding sequence ATGCAAAGCACAACAGTCATTACACCTAAAGTTGAGAAATATCCAAATAAGCCTATTACCATTATTGTACCATTTAGTGCGGGAGGTGGTCTTGATCTAGTAGCTCGATCACTAGAGAAAAAAGCAACACAAATTCTAGGTCAATCGATAATTATCGTAAACAGACCTGGAGGTGCAGGAATCACTGGTTGGAATGAAGTAGTTAACGCCAACCCTGATGGCTATACAATTACTGTTTCAGGTACGGAAATACTCTTACACCCCTTGGGTGACTCCGACAAATATGACTATGTGACTGCATTAGATCCATTGGTCCAAGTCGCATCTGCACCGTTGGTGATGGTAGTTCAGACTGGAAAGCCTTGGCAAACAACAGATGATTTAGTTCAATATGCCAAATCGCACCCAGGACAACTAAAATTCGGTCATGGAGGAATAGGGTCAATCCCCCATGTTACTGGCGAAATTTTTGCTCATGCAGCTAATATTACACTTGAACAAGTCCCTTTTCGCGGAAATAGCGAAGCAATTGCCGCTTTATTGGGTGGACATATCCAGATAGCCTTTATTTCCCCTGCATTGGCTAAAGAACATATTAAAAATGGAACATTAAAAGCACTATCTTTAACTGGTAATCAAAGATTTAATGATCCTCTTTTTACACAAGTACCGACATTTAAAGAACAAGGATTTGATATTGTTTTTAGCAATTGGTATGGAATCGCGGCACCAAAGGAATTGCCCATTGAAATCAAAACCAAGTTAGCCGAAAGTTTCAAAGCAATTATTAATGAACCAGAATTTAAACAATCCATGGAAAACTTGGGACTACATATTGATTATTTAGGTCCTGAAGAATCACAAACGAAATGGATGGCTGAAAGCCAAGAATTAAATAAGGCTATCCATGAAACCGGTATTTGGGACCAAATAAAATCTCAAAAACAATAG
- a CDS encoding aspartyl-phosphate phosphatase Spo0E family protein yields the protein MNKLLIKIELLRHVMQSLGLRKGIDHPDVLLISQKLDMLINEYYKRIT from the coding sequence ATGAATAAATTGTTAATAAAGATAGAATTATTGCGTCATGTGATGCAGAGTTTAGGATTGAGGAAGGGAATTGACCATCCCGATGTGCTATTGATCAGTCAAAAACTTGATATGTTAATAAATGAATACTATAAGCGAATTACATAG
- a CDS encoding ImmA/IrrE family metallo-endopeptidase, producing the protein MIKDIVENLMKKYNTNCPFTLAKKLNVTIRYENLGNTMGYFTKDFRIKFIHINQQLEEAESIFTCAHELGHVIQHPNVNTPFLKRYTLFSTSKIEREANTFAVEFLLPDKLLREYSECTLSTIAKRYGIPEKLLCLKKTEPNFF; encoded by the coding sequence ATGATAAAAGATATTGTTGAAAATCTAATGAAAAAATATAACACTAACTGTCCCTTCACACTGGCGAAAAAATTAAACGTTACTATTAGATATGAAAACTTAGGAAACACGATGGGCTATTTCACTAAAGATTTTAGAATTAAATTTATTCATATTAATCAGCAACTTGAAGAAGCTGAAAGCATTTTTACTTGTGCCCATGAACTGGGACATGTTATCCAACACCCTAATGTAAATACTCCGTTTTTGAAACGTTACACATTATTTTCGACTTCTAAAATTGAACGCGAAGCAAATACTTTTGCAGTAGAATTCTTACTTCCCGATAAACTGCTTCGCGAATATTCCGAGTGTACTTTAAGTACTATTGCTAAGAGGTACGGCATCCCTGAAAAACTTTTATGCTTAAAGAAAACAGAGCCTAATTTTTTTTAA
- a CDS encoding YbaK/EbsC family protein, whose product MAIEAVKDYFKQYGREKDILEFDESSATVELAAHALNVIPARIAKTLSFKSEKGCILVVTAGDAKVDNRKFKSEFGIKAKMLSPEEVLDLTGHAVGGVCPFGIKNEAVSVYVDVSLKRFETVFPACGSSNSAIELSCDELYQYAQGLKWSDVCKNWE is encoded by the coding sequence ATGGCAATAGAAGCGGTCAAAGATTATTTTAAACAATATGGCAGGGAAAAGGATATTTTAGAATTTGATGAATCGAGTGCAACTGTTGAGCTTGCAGCGCATGCGCTGAATGTTATTCCGGCACGGATTGCAAAGACACTTTCTTTTAAAAGCGAGAAAGGCTGTATCTTAGTTGTGACTGCGGGTGATGCAAAAGTGGACAACCGCAAGTTTAAGTCAGAGTTTGGAATTAAGGCGAAAATGTTATCACCCGAGGAGGTTCTTGATCTAACAGGTCATGCCGTAGGGGGAGTTTGCCCTTTTGGTATTAAAAATGAAGCAGTCAGCGTTTATGTAGATGTTTCATTAAAAAGGTTCGAAACGGTCTTTCCTGCCTGTGGCAGCAGCAATTCTGCCATAGAATTAAGTTGTGATGAGTTATATCAATATGCGCAGGGCCTAAAATGGAGCGACGTTTGTAAAAATTGGGAATAA
- the ribB gene encoding 3,4-dihydroxy-2-butanone-4-phosphate synthase: MNQTLLTRFGHSALRVENALQALRNGQGILVTDDENRENEGDMFFAAESLTNEQMAMLIREGSGIVCLCLPPERALALDLPMMVDVNTSSFQTPFTISIEAASGVTTGVSAADRVATVKAAIADPARPEALRHPGHVFPLRAKQGGVLERQGHTEANVDLMRLAGLKPYGVLCELTNCDGTMARLPEIITFAEKHHMVVVTVNDIIAYRKSMGR; the protein is encoded by the coding sequence ATGAATCAAACTTTATTAACTCGATTTGGTCATTCTGCTCTTAGGGTGGAAAACGCTCTCCAAGCTTTACGGAACGGTCAGGGAATTTTAGTAACGGATGATGAAAACCGGGAAAACGAAGGCGATATGTTCTTTGCAGCAGAGTCTTTGACAAATGAGCAAATGGCTATGCTTATTCGTGAGGGAAGCGGTATTGTTTGTTTATGTTTGCCGCCTGAACGAGCGCTGGCTTTAGATTTGCCGATGATGGTAGATGTCAATACAAGTAGTTTTCAAACGCCTTTTACTATATCCATTGAAGCGGCGAGCGGAGTCACTACCGGTGTTTCTGCTGCTGACAGGGTTGCGACAGTAAAAGCAGCTATTGCTGATCCTGCCCGACCGGAAGCGCTTCGGCATCCTGGTCATGTTTTTCCATTAAGGGCTAAGCAAGGCGGTGTGTTGGAACGCCAGGGACATACGGAGGCCAATGTAGATTTAATGCGACTTGCCGGACTCAAACCTTATGGTGTATTGTGTGAATTGACTAATTGTGATGGTACGATGGCACGATTGCCGGAAATTATTACCTTTGCTGAGAAACATCATATGGTTGTAGTGACGGTTAATGATATTATTGCTTATCGAAAAAGCATGGGAAGATAA